From a region of the Aeoliella mucimassa genome:
- a CDS encoding superoxide dismutase [Ni], which yields MKTRFMLFAAALIMSLPTAGRVLAHCQVPCGIYGDERRFEEMLEDTQTIAKAITQIKELSGTHDANGHNQLARWVSTKEAHASNIQEIIGQYFLAQRIKSDKENYVDQLKAAHGVIVAAMKCKQSAEPATAKALEEAIHDLYRAYEGKEPVLGEAEHAATHAVTTAVEAAHEAHAEHSHEAGHDHEHAAH from the coding sequence ATGAAGACACGCTTCATGCTATTTGCCGCCGCCCTGATCATGTCGCTTCCTACCGCTGGCCGGGTGCTGGCTCACTGCCAAGTGCCTTGCGGCATCTATGGCGACGAACGCCGCTTTGAGGAAATGCTGGAAGATACCCAGACCATCGCCAAGGCGATTACTCAAATCAAAGAACTCTCGGGCACCCACGACGCGAATGGCCACAATCAGTTGGCTCGTTGGGTAAGCACCAAGGAAGCCCACGCCAGCAACATCCAAGAGATTATTGGTCAGTACTTCCTGGCCCAGCGCATCAAGTCTGACAAGGAGAACTACGTCGATCAGCTCAAAGCGGCTCACGGCGTGATTGTAGCGGCCATGAAGTGCAAGCAGTCGGCCGAGCCCGCCACGGCCAAGGCCCTGGAGGAAGCGATTCACGACCTGTACCGCGCTTACGAAGGTAAGGAACCGGTACTAGGCGAAGCCGAGCACGCGGCTACCCACGCGGTGACAACTGCCGTGGAAGCCGCTCACGAAGCCCATGCCGAACACAGCCACGAGGCTGGGCACGATCACGAACACGCTGCTCACTAA
- a CDS encoding polysaccharide biosynthesis/export family protein, with the protein MNPVQGPPVNPAGREKDMVTLPPYVIEPPDILLINAVKIVPKPPHVIEPFDGLLVRAIGADDQRDPIGNAYFVDPEGKIDLGPSYGRVEVANQTIDDAQESIRRHLSQLYPGVEVSVSLGVSAGAQQIVGEHLVGMDGRVNLGTYGSVYVTGLTVEEAKARIEEKLSEYLVDPEVVVDIFSYNSKKYYIITQGAGFGDNIVTAPITGNDTVLDAIASIGGLSQLSSTRIYIARPAQPGMDCEQILEVDYEGITQGAVTETNYQLLPGDRLFIAEDRMRKFDGVLSRFTQPMERVFGFVSLGTATLNRITRYGLGSLN; encoded by the coding sequence ATGAACCCGGTCCAAGGCCCCCCGGTGAATCCGGCTGGCCGCGAGAAGGACATGGTGACTTTGCCACCTTACGTGATCGAACCACCCGATATTCTACTGATTAACGCGGTGAAAATCGTGCCCAAGCCGCCCCACGTCATCGAACCGTTCGATGGTCTGCTAGTGCGTGCCATTGGTGCGGACGATCAGCGCGATCCCATCGGCAACGCCTACTTTGTGGACCCCGAGGGCAAGATCGACCTCGGCCCCAGCTACGGCCGCGTGGAAGTCGCCAATCAGACGATCGACGACGCTCAGGAATCGATTCGCCGCCACCTGTCGCAGCTCTACCCCGGCGTGGAAGTGTCGGTGTCGCTCGGCGTATCGGCCGGGGCTCAGCAGATTGTCGGCGAGCACCTCGTCGGTATGGACGGCCGCGTGAATCTCGGCACCTACGGTTCGGTATACGTAACCGGCCTCACCGTGGAAGAGGCCAAGGCTCGCATTGAAGAGAAGCTGTCGGAGTACCTGGTGGACCCCGAAGTGGTGGTCGACATCTTCAGCTACAACAGCAAGAAATACTACATCATCACTCAGGGTGCTGGGTTCGGCGACAACATCGTGACGGCCCCCATCACGGGCAACGACACGGTGCTCGACGCGATTGCCTCGATCGGCGGTTTGAGCCAGCTTTCGAGCACGCGAATCTACATCGCCCGCCCTGCCCAACCTGGCATGGATTGCGAGCAGATTCTCGAAGTCGACTACGAAGGCATCACCCAAGGGGCGGTGACCGAAACCAACTACCAACTGCTGCCTGGCGACCGCTTGTTCATCGCCGAGGACAGAATGCGTAAGTTCGACGGGGTGCTGTCGCGATTCACGCAGCCCATGGAACGTGTGTTCGGCTTCGTCTCGCTCGGTACTGCCACGCTCAACCGAATTACCCGGTACGGCTTAGGCTCACTGAACTAA
- a CDS encoding PEP-CTERM sorting domain-containing protein (PEP-CTERM proteins occur, often in large numbers, in the proteomes of bacteria that also encode an exosortase, a predicted intramembrane cysteine proteinase. The presence of a PEP-CTERM domain at a protein's C-terminus predicts cleavage within the sorting domain, followed by covalent anchoring to some some component of the (usually Gram-negative) cell surface. Many PEP-CTERM proteins exhibit an unusual sequence composition that includes large numbers of potential glycosylation sites. Expression of one such protein has been shown restore the ability of a bacterium to form floc, a type of biofilm.): MGRHLLFCGFAIIALSCSVASAAVVDDRDLDDLTDTSAVALGQPEDDLVDSYLLSDASTKRVTEPLSVQDTTVDTMTIAEPGTLGLVALAGLMGGAVAMRRRLG; the protein is encoded by the coding sequence ATGGGTCGGCATCTTCTCTTCTGCGGCTTTGCCATTATCGCTCTTTCCTGCTCGGTAGCTTCAGCTGCCGTGGTGGATGATCGTGATTTAGATGATCTCACCGACACGAGTGCTGTTGCCTTGGGCCAGCCTGAGGACGATCTGGTTGACTCGTACCTGTTGTCAGACGCTTCCACCAAGCGAGTGACCGAACCCCTAAGTGTGCAAGACACGACCGTCGACACCATGACCATCGCCGAACCCGGCACCCTGGGGCTAGTGGCCCTGGCTGGGCTCATGGGTGGAGCAGTCGCGATGCGACGCCGTCTGGGCTAG